The DNA window AAGATAATACGAGAATACGGCGGTAATACTTTTGGAGAGCCTTTGTATAGGGATGCGGAATACGCCAGAAGGTTTGAAAAACCTTAAAGGGAGGGTATCGGTATGTCGAGATTGGGTCTAAAGTCCTTTGTGATGGGAATTGTCTTTCTGTTCGTTGCCGTTACGACCGATATCGTCATGGCAGAAGAGGGGATTTTGAGAATGGCAACGACTACCAGCACGGACAATACCGGCCTTCTTGACTATCTTGCGCCCAGGTTCAAAGAAGCTACCGGTATTGAGCTTCAGTGGGTTGCCGTAGGGACGGGAAAAGCGCTGGAGCTCGGAAAGAACTGCGATGTGGACGTCCTTCTCGTTCATGCCCCTGAGGCGGAGAAAAAGTTCGTCTCAGAAGGCTACGGAGTGGATCGCAGGGAGGTGATGTACAATGACTTCGTCATCATAGGCCCTTCCGACGATCCGGCGGGCATTGCCGGGATGAATCCGGTGGAGGCGCTGAAAAGAATTGCGGCGAAGAAGGCGATTTTCGTGAGCAGAGGCGATAACTCGGGTACTCATAAAAAGGAAATGAGCCTCTGGAAGGAGGCCGGTATTGAAGGAATTGATAGGGCCTCCTGGTATGTCCAGACGGGGCAGGGGATGATTGCCACGATCAACGTTGCGGCAGAAAGAGGGGGTTATACCCTGGCGGATCGAGGAACCTACATAACCTATCAGCATAACCTGGGTGATAAGGCTTCACTTGTGATACTCGTTGAAGGGGACAAACGGCTCTTTAATCAGTACAGCGTGATAGCCGTGAACCCCGATCACTGCCCAAAGGTTCACTACGAAAAAGCCCGGAGATTTATTGAATGGATAGTATCTCCCGAAATTCAGAAGGCTATAGGTGATTACAGAATGCTCGGGAAGCCTCTTTTCGTTCCCAATGCCGGTAGAAATTAGCAAAAGTGTTGTTGGATTAAAAATTTGCAGATAAGTAAAAAACCGCTCAGATCGATTTCACGGGGTAACGGAGGTGTCGCAAGCGGGAGATGGAGTACATCTTTAGCGGGCTGGTAGGG is part of the Thermodesulforhabdus norvegica genome and encodes:
- a CDS encoding substrate-binding domain-containing protein, translated to MSRLGLKSFVMGIVFLFVAVTTDIVMAEEGILRMATTTSTDNTGLLDYLAPRFKEATGIELQWVAVGTGKALELGKNCDVDVLLVHAPEAEKKFVSEGYGVDRREVMYNDFVIIGPSDDPAGIAGMNPVEALKRIAAKKAIFVSRGDNSGTHKKEMSLWKEAGIEGIDRASWYVQTGQGMIATINVAAERGGYTLADRGTYITYQHNLGDKASLVILVEGDKRLFNQYSVIAVNPDHCPKVHYEKARRFIEWIVSPEIQKAIGDYRMLGKPLFVPNAGRN